One window of Kryptolebias marmoratus isolate JLee-2015 linkage group LG3, ASM164957v2, whole genome shotgun sequence genomic DNA carries:
- the LOC108230125 gene encoding PDZ and LIM domain protein 3, which produces MPLNVVLDGPPPWGFRLTGGKDFNQPLTISRITPGSKASSASLCAGDVIVAIEGVPAADMLHCEAQSKIKEATNQLRLTVERNESRLWSPRVVEEGRPHPFKINLEAEQQEHKPIGTAHNRRAQPFVAAANIDDKRQVVSTAYNTPIALYSSGNIQDAMEGQIRGLVLPKPDSPRTLSSIEDSDVYRMLLKDQEEPQEPRQSGSFKALQEFIDSDGTRPIVTRTVKAPTTKPAQPTGNLQKLPICDKCGNGIVGTVVKARDKYHHPGCFVCSDCDVNLKQMGYFFVEGQLYCENHARARMRPPEGHDLITTFPSA; this is translated from the exons ATGCCACTGAATGTTGTGTTGGACGGGCCGCCCCCCTGGGGTTTCCGCCTGACAGGAGGAAAGGACTTCAACCAGCCCCTGACCATCTCCAGG ATCACTCCTGGCAGTAAGGCGTCCAGCGCCAGCTTGTGTGCCGGTGACGTCATCGTGGCCATCGAGGGCGTCCCCGCCGCCGACATGCTGCACTGTGAGGCTCAGAGCAAGATAAAAGAAGCCACCAATCAGCTTCGTCTGACGGTCGAAAG GAATGAATCCAGACTTTGGTCTCCTCGTGTGGTGGAGGAAGGCAGACCTCATCCGTTCAAAATCAACCTGGAAGCAGAGCAGCAG gaacacaAACCGATCGGCACAGCCCACAACCGAAGAGCTCAGCCGTTTGTCGCAGCCGCAAACATCGACGACAAGCGTCAGGTGGTGAGCACGGCCTACAACACCCCCATAGCCCTCTACTCCTCGGGCAACATCCAGGACGCCATGGAGGGCCAGATCCGAGGCCTGGTTCTCCCCAAGCCTGACAG TCCCAGGACACTGAGCAGCATCGAGGACTCCGATGTGTACCGGATGCTGCTGAAAGATCAGGAGGAGCCCCAGGAGCCTCGGCAGTCTGGTTCCTTTAAAGCCCTGCAGGAGTTTATCGACAGCGACG GCACTCGGCCCATTGTGACCCGGACGGTGAAAGCCCCCACGACCAAACCCGCTCAACCTACAGGAAACCTGCAGAAACTGCCCATCTGCGACAAGTGTGGGAATGGGATTGT TGGGACGGTGGTGAAAGCTCGGGACAAATACCACCACCCCGGCTGCTTCGTGTGCTCCGACTGCGACGTCAACCTGAAACAGATGGGCTACTTCTTCGTTGAGGGGCAGTTGTACTGCGAGAATCACGCTCGAGCCAGAATGAGACCCCCGGAGGGGCACGACCTCATCACCACCTTCCCCTCCGCGTAG
- the npy2r gene encoding neuropeptide Y receptor type 2 gives MDTTDQPNTTQKEASLLEATSFNCCFSMNDENLLNLDDSTKLVGVQVVLILAYSTIILFGVTGNSLVIYVVYKFKNLRTVTNFFIVNLAVADLLVNTLCLPFTLVYTLYDEWMFGQALCFMLPFAQGMTVHVSTMTLNIIALDRHRSIVHHMETKMSRDLCAVVIVFSWAISALLASPLAIFREYGSFSFSPDESIQVCTEKWPGSSMNGRIYSMSMLLVQVGVPLVINSVAYIRIWNKLKKHMMCGRNDHQRRRKTTKMMLTMVVVFAVSWLPFHAFQLAIDIDSAVLHMKDFKLLFTVFHIIAMCSTCVNPILYGWMNNNYRTAFLSVVKCYRPLSVRYRCSKEREKEKDDDRVCSDLRSTNV, from the coding sequence ATGGATACAACAGATCAGCCAAACACTACTCAAAAGGAAGCTTCTCTGCTCGAAGCCACATCGTTCAACTGCTGCTTTTCCATGAACGATGAGAACCTCTTGAACCTGGACGACAGCACAAAGCTGGTTGGGGTTCAGGTTGTTCTCATCCTGGCGTACAGCACCATCATCTTGTTCGGCGTCACTGGAAACTCCTTGGTGATTTACGTCGTGTACAAGTTTAAAAACCTGCGCACCGTGACGAACTTCTTCATCGTGAACTTGGCCGTGGCCGACCTGCTGGTCAACACGCTGTGCTTGCCGTTCACCCTCGTCTACACGCTCTACGACGAGTGGATGTTCGGTCAGGCTTTGTGCTTCATGCTGCCCTTCGCCCAGGGCATGACGGTGCACGTCTCCACCATGACGCTGAACATCATCGCGCTGGACCGCCACAGGAGCATCGTCCACCACATGGAGACCAAGATGTCCAGGGACCTGTGCGCCGTGGTCATCGTCTTCTCGTGGGCCATCAGCGCCTTGCTGGCCAGTCCGCTGGCCATTTTCAGGGAGTACGGTTCGTTCAGCTTTTCCCCGGACGAGTCCATTCAGGTGTGCACAGAGAAGTGGCCGGGAAGCAGCATGAACGGACGGATCTACAGTATGTCGATGCTTCTGGTACAAGTGGGAGTGCCTTTGGTCATTAATTCGGTTGCGTACATCCGCATTTGGAACAAACTGAAGAAGCACATGATGTGCGGCCGAAACGACCATCAGCGAAGGAGGAAGACCACCAAGATGATGCTGACCATGGTGGTGGTCTTCGCTGTGAGCTGGTTGCCTTTCCACGCCTTCCAGCTGGCGATCGACATCGACAGCGCTGTGCTGCACATGAAGGACTTCAAGCTGCTCTTCACCGTGTTCCATATCATAGCCATGTGCTCGACTTGTGTGAATCCCATCCTGTACGGGTGGATGAACAACAACTACAGGACGGCCTTTTTATCCGTGGTCAAATGCTACAGGCCCTTGAGTGTGAGGTACCGATGCtctaaagagagagagaaagaaaaggacgACGACAGGGTTTGTTCGGACTTAAGATCAACGAATGTTTAA
- the si:dkey-30k22.5 gene encoding lecithin retinol acyltransferase family protein: MFLYQLLNFFFAALNKEEDSKYELSQFKRGDLLEVPRTLFTHFGIYLGDGRVAHLIPDILPAVTKDKAAIAKMVTNNRLLLGVITKVASVRVDSVADFAYGSDILINHMDKVCRQPPLDGDEVARRAEKLLGSVTYSLLWYNCEHYVMYCRYGMAISYQTYQFCTTIRKIVFSRMSAYLTSVCGVSSMLYLGCMTPLTLLLNLLVSFTIWMAS, from the exons ATGTTCCTCTACCAGCTGCTCAACTTCTTCTTTGCCGCCTTGAACAAAGAAGAGGACTCCAAATATGAGCTGTCTCAGTTCAAGCGAGGAGATTTGCTGGAGGTGCCCAGGACGCTGTTCACACACTTTGGTATCTACTTGGGCGACGGCCGGGTGGCTCATCTCATTCCAGACATCCTGCCCGCAGTTACCAAGGACAAAGCGGCGATTGCCAAGATGGTGACGAATAACCGCCTGCTGCTGGGGGTCATCACCAAGGTGGCCAGTGTGCGAGTGGACTCTGTGGCAGATTTTGCTTACGGGTCGGACATTCTCATCAACCACATGGATAAAGTGTGCAGACAGCCGCCGCTGGACGGGGACGAGGTGGCACGGAGGGCCGAGAAGCTCCTGGGTTCTGTCACCTACAGCCTGCTGTGGTACAACTGTGAACACTACGTCATGTACTGCAGATATGGGATGGCCATAAGCTACCAGACGTACCAG TTCTGCACCACCATACGAAAGATCGTGTTCAGCAGGATGAGTGCCTACTTGACATCTGTGTGTGGCGTGAGCTCCATGTTGTACCTGGGCTGCATGACGCCGCTGACGCTTCTACTCAACCTGCTCGTCTCCTTCACCATCTGGATGGCATCGTAG
- the lrata gene encoding lecithin retinol acyltransferase a → MLQLLTFLVEKFSVVFKLKVFEFCCLKGEDQERPVQRAPAPLLCRGDLLEVPRTLFIHFGIYLGDNKVAHLIPDILPLLTNNNKLIRSVITNDRLVLGCMYKSATVRVDTLEDFAYGSKILVNSTDKVMKMQPLASDCVARRAEKLIGEFPYSLLWNNCEHFGTYCRYGSASSQQTEKFCECLKSVIRDHRSVIISGLLGLVSIVYFGMAPSTTLPTILIPFTLWMAG, encoded by the exons atgctgcagctgctgacatTCCTGGTTGAGAAGTTCTCCGTTGTcttcaagctcaaagtatttGAGTTCTGCTGCTTGAAGGGTGAGGACCAGGAGCGCCCGGTGCAGCGGGCTCCAGCCCCCCTCCTCTGCAGGGGGGACCTGCTGGAGGTCCCCAGAACCCTTTTCATCCACTTTGGCATCTATTTAGGGGACAATAAAGTAGCTCACCTGATCCCTGACATCCTCCCTCTGctcacaaacaacaacaagctcaTCAGGTCTGTCATCACGAACGACAGACTCGTCCTTGGCTGCATGTATAAATCTGCCACGGTGAGAGTGGACACGCTGGAGGACTTTGCATACGGCTCCAAAATCCTGGTGAACTCTACAGACAAGGTGATGAAGATGCAACCTCTGGCCAGTGACTGTGTCGCCCGGAGAGCAGAGAAGCTCATCGGAGAGTTTCCCTACAGCCTGCTGTGGAATAACTGCGAACACTTTGGGACCTACTGCAGATACGGATCTGCATCCAGCCAGCAAACAGAGAAG ttttgtgaATGTTTGAAATCAGTCATCAGAGACCACCGCAGCGTCATCATCTCAGGGCTTCTTGGACTCGTCTCCATTGTCTACTTTGGCATGGCTCCTTcaactacattacccacaatTCTGATCCCCTTCACTCTGTGGATGGCTGGTTAA